From the genome of Terriglobia bacterium:
GATACGAAGATGGAAGAGGCACCGAAGCCGCCCGAGCCGGTGAAGGCAGGGAAGAAGAAGAAATAAACGGCAAAACGGCTAAGGGAAAAACGGCAAAACTAAATCACACGGGGCGCGGCGCGGGCTGCGCCCTTTTTTGTGCGCGCAAGTTGGCACGTGGGTGGCAGTGAAACGTATCCAGCACCTTGGGATAGATTATGTTACGCCGATTTCTCATCAACTAACGAAGAGTGGGTGTACGCAGCAACTCGGCGATTCCAGCGTGATGCAGTTCCTGCGCTAACGACAATGCTGACCTTCCCGATTTGTTAGTCACGGTCGTGTTCGCGCCCGCGGCGAGAAGCATCCGAACTGCGGTCGCATCGTCCGCAGAGACAGCATCCATCAGTGGAGTCATGCCGATGTAATCAGCATCATTTACGTCCGCTCCCAAGTCCAACAACACCCTTACACTCTTGTCATGCCGACCTAATGCTGCTATTGCTAACGCTGATTGCCTAGAGGGCAGTTCTCGTTGGTTCACGTTGCCGTATCGGCGCACGAAAGCCCGTATTTGTTCGGTGTTCTCCTGCTCAACTCAATGCTCAATTACGAAAAGTCTGGCGTTGTAATCGTCACCGGAGCGACCTGCACAAAGTAAGGCGGACGACCGGAAACCGCAATCCGAATTGATCCGCTGGCAACGTCGAGGTTAGCTGCTCGCACGGTATCGGCGATGTATGGCTCCGACAACTCTGTGATAGTCTCCTTCTGCAACGCCGACGGGGTGAGGGTTCGCTCGACAGGTTGAACCGTTGCAGATTGCAGTTGCCGGTCGCGCCAAACAAACGAGAGGTCGAACGTGCCATTTATTTCAGGGGCACGATTGCACTCCACGCAGATCAGCGTCATTACAAGAACAATGACCGTCGTTATTGCAGTGGGTAGCCGCACAAATCTATAGACACCTAACAAAGGTTTGAGGTTCCGCACTTAAGGAGCGAGGGCTTCTCATTCATTGATTGTATTGATAGAAATCCCCAACGGCATTAGCCAGCATCCTGCTTCAGCTTTCAGGGCTCAGAACCTGTAGCCTGGTTTCGCGGCGCCGGTGGCGAATTTGGCGGCACGGAAGACGTTTTCGGTGAGAGCGGCGACGGTGACGGGGCCGACTCCGCCGGGGACGGGCGTCATGTAGGCGGCGAAAGAAGCGACGTCTTTCTTGATGTCGCCGTGGAGTTTGCCGGCTTCGTCGACGCGGGTGGCGACGTCGAAGATGGCTACGCCGGGTTTCACCATTTCCTTCGTAATCGAATAGTGTTCGGAGCCGACTGCGGTGACGAGGATGTCGGCGTCGCGGATGAGGCGCTCCTGGTCGGCCTTGGAGACGTAGCGGTGGCACCAGATGGCGGCGGCGTTGCACATGCGTCCGCCGAGCATGTGGAGGATGGGCTTGGCGGTGATGTCGTTGCGGCCGACGACGACGGCGAGTTTGCCCTGGGTTTTGATTCCGTAGTGGGCCATCATGCGGCGGACGGCGAGAGCGGTGGCGGGAAGGAAGCGGATTTTTTCGGCGCGGGCGCGGTAGAGAGAAGCGATGGCAGCGCGGCCGACGCCGTCGACGTCCTTCTCGTCTCCGATGGCGTCGAAGATATCGA
Proteins encoded in this window:
- a CDS encoding ankyrin repeat domain-containing protein, which gives rise to MRRYGNVNQRELPSRQSALAIAALGRHDKSVRVLLDLGADVNDADYIGMTPLMDAVSADDATAVRMLLAAGANTTVTNKSGRSALSLAQELHHAGIAELLRTPTLR
- a CDS encoding bifunctional 5,10-methylenetetrahydrofolate dehydrogenase/5,10-methenyltetrahydrofolate cyclohydrolase, whose protein sequence is MSTQHSAVLMYGKPVAEEIQAHLRAEVPEFIAKYKVVPSLAIVQVGYNAASERYIKKKIEACAKLGMNAQLRLFPDDIDADSLKNEVARLSTSPEFHGILVQLPLPRHIEEHESARTNKFDIFDAIGDEKDVDGVGRAAIASLYRARAEKIRFLPATALAVRRMMAHYGIKTQGKLAVVVGRNDITAKPILHMLGGRMCNAAAIWCHRYVSKADQERLIRDADILVTAVGSEHYSITKEMVKPGVAIFDVATRVDEAGKLHGDIKKDVASFAAYMTPVPGGVGPVTVAALTENVFRAAKFATGAAKPGYRF